AGATTTGGCTCACTTTTGCTAGCATCTAACCGCCTAAGTCTTTCGCCCGAGTGTTTCTAGTTGCTAGAGCTTCAGtattctgttttatttttttagaaaatataacTAAAGTCCTTTATAGATGTAGTTTTATTCCAAACAACATTTAAGCCAAAGTTGTTTTTTAATACACTTTCCAATTACAATTAACCATTTATCAAAAACTTAAGTTGTTAGAAAATGGGCCTTTATTATGATTATAGCTTATGACCTAACACTTTTGatctcaaaaatttcaaaattttttataagGCTTAATCCCCTAAAAAACCTCCAACTTTAGAACCAAtcccaatttttccaaaaaaaaaaaaaaaaaaaaaatcttgaatttttactCTAATTCCAAATCTACTCATGCATCCAAAAAACGCCactagtttttttaaaattattggcATGAGGGCTAGTTAGATCTTCATTATTAGAACCTACATCTTCATCAACTCCCTCACCTTTATAAGGAACCATAATAACCTCCTACTATGGGTaatcttgaaaaaaattgatggcAAATTTGAACATGTGAGAAGATTTGGAGTTAAAGTGAAAGTTGAAGATATTTtttagacaaaagaaaaaatcagtATTGAATTGGGATAAGACCTAAAGTTTGaagatttttagaaaattttgggGCCAAAGGAAAagtaacaatgaaaaaaaaaacacttactTCGGTTAAATTGGtaattcaattgagttgtggTGCGAAATGTGTACAGTACACAACAACCACGacaacttttcttcttttaataaGACATATTCGACAATTTATATGATTGTTTTGGTCAGATCAAAGAGAGGATGAACACATGCATGGCCAGAATTTCAATCATATCTttgccaaataaagaaagactTACATTCGAAAATGAAACTTTGCAAGACCTTCATAATTGAAAATAACGTAACAATTAAAAGGGACACGTCGAAACAAATAAAGTCAAGCAAAGAATAAATATTAAGGACGAAATAGATCACTTTCCCCAATCTCCatcctgcaaaagaaaaatcaaaaactcTCCGGCACGTCCTTAGTTCACGACACTGCACACCTTCCTGATCTCTCCTTGATTACCAGTGAGCACTTCGATCGAGCCCATCTTCACCATTGCCTTGGCGAACTTCCAGCTCCAAGTATAGCCATTCCTCGTGTTGTTCACGACCAGCCCCGAAGTCGAGGGACTCGTGTACAGCGTCTCGTCGGAAGTCAACAAGCCGCGGCGCTGCAGCAACTGAATGTAGTACTTGTTGTCCAGAGTGTTGGCTGTGATGCTATCGAGCGGCACGGTTGGGTCCGGTTGGGTCTTGTTGCTCGGTGGCGGGCACTTGGTCTTCAGGAAAGCGGCGTACGCACGGTCCAAGGTAGGATCTTGGGCGTGGGTGGCGTTGAACGCGTAGAGGCGGCTCGAGAACGAAGAGCAGTGCGAGATTCCGATCGAGTGCGCTCCCGAGAGGGTCACCATCTCATCCACCGAGAGCCCTTTCCTAGCGAAGTTGGCAATGAGCTGCTGGGCGTTGAAGCTCGGCGGCGGGAGGTTCTGTGTGACTTCCGGGAGGCGAGAGACACGGCCGTCGCGGCGGCCAGCAGGGACGTCGTAGATTATGCCCCCAGTGAATAGGGCACTGTTGCGGCTGGCAAATTGGGCACTGTCACGGGCAGCAAAGGCGACGATGTCGGCACACGAGACTGTCCCAGGGCACAAGGCTTCGAGCCGGGCCTTGGCCTGGTCGATGATTTCAAACCCTCGGAGGCTAGGGTTGTTAGCGGGGTGATCTCTTTCCGCCGGGTTTCCTGGGGTTGATTTCAAGAGCACTGAAGCATCACAGCCCTGAGATAAGTCTAGAAAGTCAGTAAGAGTATAGAAATCACAAAATAACTATCAACCATACACACGCGCACACACACGATACAAAAGAAACTATATGCctcataataaaaatttacatTTCCAATACATATTTTAAGAGTCTTAGCAAATTCTCTAGCACACTTTCAACATTTTCCTTCCAATCATTTCAAGTATAAAGCAAAGGGAATTACTCAAAagggaagaaataaatatttaaagaaagCGAAATAAGTCGATTAAGGGAAAACTTTTGAGCATAAATACTTCTCCGTACCCTAACGAAGCAGTCGTGAAAATGCAGGCGAACAAGACCGGCCGCCATCCCAGGGTTCCTCGAGACAGCGTTGAACACGGTTTGCTTGATGATATTTTCTGCCAACGGGCAAGTACGGAGGTAGTATCCCACCTTTAGGGGGGGAGCTGCCATTGCAGAAACCGATACAAAGAGAACCAACGCGAGCGCGTGAAACCCCGCCACGACGGAAGCCATGTAGCCAGAGAGAGGCGAAGTGGAAGCAGTTCAATTGAAATGGAGATGTTTCTGATGGAGTACGTGAGATGACGGAGAGGGGAAAAGACAGAGATGTGCAGAGATGATGAGAATGCAAATAGCTCTGTCCAAGTATTTATAGATGGATATAATGGAGTGTGTATAAGCAAAAGGTTGATTCCTCTTATAACGAAAACAAAGGAACTTGCGTGGCTGTACTACTGAAGAgatgcatgttctttttcttttttcatttcaataattGATAATTAAGAGATGCATATATATACATCCAAACTATATTTACTCATTATTTCGTCGCAAATgctttttttcttgtcaaacaCAAATTCATGTTGAACAGTTCATATTGGAATAGTTCTTCCTTTGCTCCTGGCACGTTTTTTTCCAGCTCACTTCCTAATTCTTCCATGACTCTGCTCGGAGGGTCAGCTTTTGCCAAGTCTTCATGGCTAAATGAGACTAGCTGTGACGTTCATGCTTGAACCTTAAAAGTATCAACAGTTGAGATATGTCGAAATAATAATCAGAATATTTTGCCTGGCATAGAATCTGTTTTAGTATTAAAAAATCAGTCTGTGACGACAAAATTTGCATTTCTAAATGAGATTATTTGTGAAGTTTATGACCAAAAGCATTAACGGTTGAAATTTGGTCTGTATGAACATTTAATCATCGTCAATTGAGAGAAGGAACTAATCAATGGACAACAGTTGAGTAAACCGTGTACATGTACATTCGTCTCATTTGGTTGCAATAATGGAATAAGTCTATTACGAAATTAGCTATTATGCTGTAATGTCATAGTGCTGCTATTAATATTAGTCCGTTTGATTTAAGTGAAATAATATCTATTACGCGGTTTGGTTTCATGAATGACACATGTAGTAAGGTTAAAGAGCATAAGATTTACGAAAAATGGCCTTAAAATCAGAACTAAAGGGAATATGATCATCGCCGTTGTAATGGTCAATCATCATTCATTAGTTAATACCCACTAAAAGTAGGGCGCGTGACACACGATcccatttaaaataaatattgcattaaacaaattatcAGTTTAACAACTAATCATGAGTGTAATGCCCCATATATGTTATCAAGACATTCGATTTAACATAGAAATAAACAGGGTAATTGGAAATAACTGATTCGGTCGGGATGTAATACTTATTATATAGAGGGTCACGAAATAGCTATCGAAACTTTGGCCATAACAGAAATTGCATCGTAGCAACTTTGATGTAAATAAATACTATATAATAGGCAGTCGATCTGTAATAAGCTTTTGATGCAGTTGTCTTGAGGTTTTGCGTGCATCATTGATAAGTTACCATCAAAATGACTCATGCAAGAATTGTTACCCCGCCATGTAAGGAGATCCTATAAGATGGTTGATGATGGAGCGCACGACCATACAAGCATCCACGACATGCCCACTTTGACTTTGTTAATTATCATTTTGGGTCCTTGAGCACGtgggacttaaacaagcttaaTATGGATCGAGCAATACCCGGTCAAAGATCCGAAGCTTCTTCGTTTGCTAATCTCGTGGGgatttaatccatttttttttatagctaaCAAGATAATTGAGACAATGTAGCAAAATGAAGCTCCTTCACTGGCCCTTTATCTTCGGCACACCATCGTGCATCAAGACTATCTCAAAGCTTGAATAAGTTCGATTATTGTCGAGCAGATCTCAGTTTTTCTATTCTCATTCGAGACGAAAAGCAATAGCTCATCGACAAAATCTAATTACTTTTTTCTTAGTTTGAGAACACGAGAGCGATGATGTGAAGCTGGCCAATAAACTATTGTGTTAAAATGGGggattttgtgttttttattgTCGTATCATTTTGGAAAGTCGATATCTCAAGCTAATTAGAATCAGGTTTCCTACCCatctcaaaataaaattaaaggtTTTAATCTTGTATATCCAATATTACAAAATCAAGTGCAATACAGTGATCTTTTAAgatcaaaaagggaaaatgacataaataattcatgaactttaactcaatatataatatgatccATAAACCTTAACTCAATGTACAATCTCACGTCttagtttttaatttgttcaaagtGGTCCTTAAACTTGTAGTATATATTCAATTaagtccctaaactatatgaaaatgtttacatGTTATTTgtaaacttgaattaatagaacgataatattgaatatgttcaattaatttatggactacattgaacatatacataccaaaagtctagatatcatattgaacaaattaaaagttcatagacCACATTTCACATTGGGCTATGGTTTAGAGATgacattgaacaaatcaaaagtccATGGACCACATTGCAATTGCATATCAAGTTAAAGTTCAGCAACTTATCCCTAGGGGTGACCATCGTTCCAGGATAGAACCTAGAATCGAAGAACCGGGCCGGTTAGATCTTGTCCGACTCTAAATTCCAAGGTATGTAGGATAAGTTAtaagtttcaaaaaattggGAGCCTATTTTACAGGCAAGTACCTACTTACatgaaaataagtttttgtgtttttcttgatctATATATTTCATATGGTCCTGTGATTTTTCATGGCATCCgatgataaatatataatttgaaaccaCATATTTGAGCTTTCGTTTTATAattgagacttttactttattaatatttcatattcttcgtttgtctaaatataagttgaaGTCAATGGATTGTAATGGTAATTGGTAGTTATTAAAGGTAATGATTCATtgcaatcgttcaattaataataaaggTAGAACTTGAGTAAAACCTAAAATCAACCCTAAAATCGATGATATTATAGGTTCCAGGTTTTAGGGTATACAGAGTAAGTTCCAGATTCCAAAGTATGATAAAGCCATTCCAATGGATAATAAACCTGTAAACCTGTACGAATCCTAGAACTACTCACCCTTAGTTATCACAATTAAAAACTTCCATGGGCGAAACCCGTGAGCCTTGACGGGTTTGGGACGGATTCGGGAATTGGGATTGATATGGATCTTGTCCGACCCATCTCGGTTCCAGCGGCCCCATTGGGCCGAAACGTAACCCACAAAGCCCAATACCAGGCCCAAATTGGCCAAGCAAGCCCACGTGTCCTCCACCTCCCTCCaccacaaaaaccccaaaccctaGCCGATCATCTCCTCCATCGCATTCTCTCCCCTTCTCTGTTTCTCCCCGCGTCTGCATCGCCGGCGGCCAAGATGCAGATCTTCGTGAAAACCCTGACGGGGAAGACCATCACCCTGGAGGTGGAGTCCTCCGACACCATCGACAACGTCAAGGCCAAGATCCAGGACAAGGAGGGCATCCCGCCCGACCAGCAGCGCCTCATCTTCGCCGGCAAGCAGCTCGAGGACGGCCGCACCCTCGCCGACTACAACATCCAGAAGGAGTCCACCCTCCACCTCGTCCTCCGCCTCCGGGGCGGCGCCAAGAAGCGTAAGAAGAAGACCTACACCAAGCCCAAGAAGATCaagcataagaagaagaaggtcaAGCTCGCCGTCCTCCAGTTCTACAAGGTGGACGACTCCGGCAAGGTCCAGCGGCTCCGGAAGGAGTGCCCGAACGCCGAGTGCGGCGCCGGCACCTTCATGGCCAACCACTTCGACCGCCACTACTGCGGTAAGTGCGGCCTCACCTATGTCTACCAGAAGGCCGGCGGCGATTGAGGTAGATATAGAGATAGAGAATTCAGTTATATGGAGTGTGTAGTCGTAAGATCGGACTGGATTTAGTTTATGGCGCTTCCATTTTTTTGCGGTACTTGGTGCTTTTGGCGTTAATTTGTGGCTCCGGAATGTGGAATTTTGGTTGCTGATATTTAGCTTCTTGAATGACATCTCTTATGAATCGTTTTTGCTTTAGCTTTGACTGGCTCCTTTTGGTCCCTGCGCTTCTGATCATTGTCGCAAATGCTTTGTGGATTATCAATGAACATGCTTTCTGATCATTGTTGGGTTGAGAAGATAGAGAAATTGATTCATTCAATACCCAATCTTGCGAGGTGGTAGTAATGACCTGATGCGTTTGGTTAATAGGTGAACTAGTGGCTTTTTGTGTTTTGGGTGCGGTTTGCAGTTTGTGGTTTGGTCCAGGCCGGAGAGGAGGACACCTTTTGTATCTCCATCTGGGATATCAATGTGCTTGGATAATTTTTGGTTGTCTTTCTTGGCTCTTCGGCTTGTGAGATTCGCTCAATTGTGACTGTTTTCCTTAGAACTACCAGAATTGATATAATGAGTCTGTCTGGAGAAGAAGCTCTAAATTATGAGCAGGCGGGTGTGTTTAGTCAAGACCATGAATGGCGTTCCTTTTTGCTATTATGCCAGAAGGTTATAGTTAGCAGCAATCAGTTATGGACCTCCTCTGAACATTTCTCCTTGATCATGAAGCGATTGCGAAGTATATTTGGCTGAAGTTGCTTCCATCCGCAGCTTTCTAGTTATCATAGCTGCTGTCGTCATTTGACGATAGGATCTTAGCCCTTCTTTATCGAAAGCATCTCGCACCTACAAATCAGCTCCTTTCTAATGAACGTCTATCAGCAGCTTTCCATGACTTCTCTCCATTTTTGGAGACCACTGTCATTGGAATTCATCAGCTGTAGAGTATCAATGTGGTTCTCCGGCTTAGAGCCTAAGCGTTGCTCCCGTGGCTGcctttttattgtattagaaTGGGGATTGATGATGTATGAGGCGGCTCCGGCATTTCAAGTAGAGAGTGAGTTCAAATGTATAAGTGCTTATCTTGACATTAGATGCGATGAAATCTGCAGCACGCTCTTGCACTTGGAACGGATTTTCTTCTCTGTTGCATTAGGTTAGCTTTTGAGTTCAAAGGTTCTGTATTGACccaatttcttgattttcagCGTTGCACTTTGTGCACTGGGCTTATCTAGATTTTCTACAATGTCCGTTGTCATCATCAACTGCAAAATGTtgcgaaataaaaaaagaacgaagCCTTTTATGGtcggccaaaagaaaatcactttCAGGCACGGTCGTTCAGTCTGTCACGCTTTGTGCCTTGCGATCATTCCAatcaaacatgatttctaattcGCTACAGGTACATGCGCTTCCTAGGTGAACCAAACATGCTCGGCTTGAAAGCAAAGCTGATGAATGTACCCACATAGTACCAGTACAACAGAAAACCGTGAAACCCATTAAAGAGAATCGATCAATACAATTAGCACCCTCGAAATGAGGTCCAACGACAAACAGGATTTTAATGTTCCTGTCATGTTCTCGCGTAAGCTTTGCTTTGCCAGCACTGAAAGCATAAGCACTCCCGAGACTACAATAGCCGTCGATGGTTGATGAAGCAAAGTGGCCGATATCAGTTTGCTTCTTTGAGGAGCAGCCGATTGATCAATCGGCATACTGGAATTGCTCGTACCTCATTTGCAAACTTCAGGAATCAAGCGCGCTCCCATACCACTGGGACAAATACCGAGAATATGTGTTTTTCACATAATGGATCGATTGGAAGAGGAAAGTGCTGGATTGCAAACAGCGTAGCTGTAGGCAATTGCTTCTGGATGAGGGGATGTGCTGCAGTAATTAGAGCCAGGGTTGTGTCTCGGTCTCTAATCCAACAGCACAAAGTGAAAGGCTCATCGTCTCAGTTAGAAGCAAGGTTACAGGCGCTGAGCTTACCGATAGCGTCGGGATCGCCTCTTTCTACCCTTCGCAAATCCAAAGGAGCACCAGCATAAAACCTTGAAATCGTCATGAAGTTGCGGTAGCGCTCTCCTAGTCGTTCCTCTCCTTCGCTCTCTCTTTCAACTGTCTATGGAAACTCAGTTCCAGAGGATGGTTTTCTATTTCTCCTACGTCATTATTCAAAATGAATGTCACTGTCCGATTCTCCTACTTATCCCAATGGGATGGATCCTCTTATTGGCTCTGCTGTTTCGTCTGCCTGTGGCCATCCCTTAGAACAAATCCAAATGCAGGGTCTGTTCATGAATTTCAAAGCAATTGCATTCGCAGAGCTATCTTCGAATTGCAACCGAGACAGATTTCGAAGCAATCGTTGATTTCATGCAAAGAGTTTGTGATCGAACGCTGACTCACTGCCCTACTTTGGGAGAAAGAGGTAAAAGATGTCGAAGTTCTTGGGCTTCCGAACGGGGTCATTATGTGAGATTTGTGAATACGTCTGTGGCACTCGTCGGCCGTCCTATATGTATTGAGTAATGTCCATTGTTAGATCACATATCGAAGCATCAACTTCTTCACATATTCTCACACAACTGTTATAAATCAAAAGTTAGTAATTTAGTAGCTTAGTT
This region of Eucalyptus grandis isolate ANBG69807.140 chromosome 8, ASM1654582v1, whole genome shotgun sequence genomic DNA includes:
- the LOC104428966 gene encoding peroxidase 5 translates to MASVVAGFHALALVLFVSVSAMAAPPLKVGYYLRTCPLAENIIKQTVFNAVSRNPGMAAGLVRLHFHDCFVRGCDASVLLKSTPGNPAERDHPANNPSLRGFEIIDQAKARLEALCPGTVSCADIVAFAARDSAQFASRNSALFTGGIIYDVPAGRRDGRVSRLPEVTQNLPPPSFNAQQLIANFARKGLSVDEMVTLSGAHSIGISHCSSFSSRLYAFNATHAQDPTLDRAYAAFLKTKCPPPSNKTQPDPTVPLDSITANTLDNKYYIQLLQRRGLLTSDETLYTSPSTSGLVVNNTRNGYTWSWKFAKAMVKMGSIEVLTGNQGEIRKVCSVVN